In Primulina eburnea isolate SZY01 chromosome 14, ASM2296580v1, whole genome shotgun sequence, the following proteins share a genomic window:
- the LOC140812297 gene encoding putative F-box/kelch-repeat protein At1g15680, whose product MDSRRSSIKGSTRGNLSSVEWIEADDMPEWMLMEVLMRLPFKVLFKFKTVSKQWCSMISCPSFARMYVDRRSRSPHSQDWILVSSFADKVMTEQFFLKKLPLDGSSLGINCLDLLTLPCDQFHGFDHVVVGISNGLLLYGPRLEVAKRLQIYSYEICNPITGQRITLPPSESCFEFVATGFVTQVEDNVLQSYKVVRIEVHHANSGFIRFDVYSSEIREWEYFRIHSRICFYKWKNPVVLGKIMHWMVATHSVMAFDPYNINNPPFISLISLPSDDVASYRLRKIELDHVLLDEHQGHLRYVEVKLDGRQPIKLSIWELKDYDSGRWCLQHRVSIDELRIRSVPLSFHPFDSNNILYLINYKALLSFDVETGELKVVDDSSENYIDKLPYGMSYFPFVIPPWPVFISPSLFEVTH is encoded by the coding sequence ATGGATTCTAGGAGAAGTAGTATAAAGGGGTCTACACGTGGAAATCTCAGTTCTGTGGAGTGGATCGAGGCTGACGATATGCCGGAATGGATGTTAATGGAGGTGCTCATGAGACTGCCGTTCAAGGTTCTATTCAAGTTTAAAACTGTTTCGAAGCaatggtgttctatgatttctTGCCCTTCTTTTGCTAGAATGTACGTTGATCGAAGATCCCGGTCGCCGCATTCGCAGGACTGGATCCTTGTCTCTAGCTTTGCAGACAAGGTTATGACAGAACAGTTTTTCCTGAAAAAGTTGCCACTGGATGGAAGTTCCCTTGGCATCAATTGCCTAGATCTGCTAACTCTCCCATGTGATCAGTTCCATGGTTTCGACCATGTAGTGGTCGGAATCAGCAATGGGTTATTGCTCTACGGTCCTCGTTTGGAGGTTGCCAAAAGACTTCAAATTTATAGTTACGAAATATGCAACCCTATCACCGGGCAGAGGATAACCCTTCCTCCATCTGAAAGTTGCTTTGAGTTTGTTGCCACGGGTTTTGTGACACAAGTTGAAGACAACGTCCTCCAAAGTTATAAAGTTGTGCGCATTGAAGTACATCATGCAAATTCCGGCTTCATCAGGTTCGACGTGTACTCTTCCGAAATCCGTGAATGGGAGTATTTCAGAATACATTCTCGTATCTGCTTTTATAAGTGGAAGAATCCTGTCGTTCTCGGTAAAATTATGCATTGGATGGTTGCCACACACAGCGTGATGGCGTTCGATCCTTACAATATAAATAACCCTCCCTTCATTAGCCTTATTTCGCTGCCTAGTGACGATGTCGCGAGCTATAGACTAAGAAAGATAGAACTCGACCATGTTTTGTTGGACGAACATCAAGGGCATTTGAGATATGTAGAAGTAAAACTGGATGGCCGCCAACCGATTAAGTTAAGTATCTGGGAATTAAAGGACTACGATTCGGGAAGGTGGTGTCTGCAACATAGAGTCAGCATCGACGAACTACGTATACGCTCGGTACCATTGTCATTCCATCCCTTTGATTCGAACAATATTTTGTATCTGATAAACTACAAGGCCCTTTTGTCCTTCGATGTCGAGACAGGAGAGTTAAAAGTTGTGGATGATTCAAGTGAAAATTACATTGATAAACTCCCATACGGTATGTCATACTTCCCGTTCGTCATTCCACCATGGCCAGTATTCATCAGCCCCTCTCTTTTTGAGGTCACACAttga
- the LOC140811990 gene encoding putative 12-oxophytodienoate reductase 11, translated as MAAAFATHSSDGSSSDTIPLLTPHKMGDFHLAHRIVLAPLTRNRSYNNVPQPHAAVYYSQRATKGGLLISEATGVSDTAQGYPETPGIWTKEHVEAWKPIVDAVHQKGGIFFLQLWHVGRVSTYGMQPNGQSPISSTGKGITPGHDGVDWPPPRRLSTDEIPGIVNDFRLAAKNAIEAGFDGVEIHGANGYIIEQFLKDQVNDRTDKYGGSMENRARFALEVVEAVVNEIGSNRVGMRLSPYSEFMESIDSNPDALGLYMAKALNDFDLLYLHVIESRVAGARVIRGAEDEVPHKLLPMRKAFKNTFIAAGGYDRSKGNRDIADNYTDLIAYGRLFLANPDLPKRYEIDAALNKYDRSTFYTPDPVIGYTDYPFLE; from the exons ATGGCCGCGGCGTTTGCCACTCATAGTTCTGACGGATCTTCATCTGACACCATTCCTCTGCTCACTCCCCACAAAATGGGAGACTTCCATCTCGCCCACAG AATTGTTCTGGCGCCATTGACCAGAAACCGGTCATACAACAACGTCCCGCAGCCGCATGCCGCGGTGTATTACTCTCAACGAGCCACCAAAGGCGGTCTTCTTATTTCTGAAGCAACTGGTGTATCTGATACGGCACAAGG GTATCCAGAGACGCCTGGAATTTGGACAAAGGAGCATGTAGAGGCATGGAAACCAATTGTGGATGCAGTTCATCAGAAGGGTGGCATATTTTTCTTGCAATTATGGCATGTTGGTCGTGTCTCAACCTATG GTATGCAGCCCAATGGCCAATCTCCGATCTCATCAACTGGCAAAGGGATCACCCCGGGGCATGACGGAGTAGATTGGCCTCCACCTAGACGGCTAAGTACCGATGAAATCCCGGGTATTGTCAATGATTTCAGGTTGGCTGCTAAGAATGCCATTGAAGCAG GATTTGATGGAGTTGAGATACATGGAGCAAATGGCTACATAATCGAACAGTTTCTGAAAGACCAAGTAAATGATAGAACAGATAAATACGGGGGGAGCATGGAAAACCGGGCTCGTTTTGCTCTAGAAGTCGTGGAAGCCGTAGTTAATGAGATCGGGTCAAACAGAGTTGGTATGAGACTATCTCCATATTCAGAATTCATGGAGTCCATTGACTCGAATCCCGATGCTCTAGGCCTTTACATGGCGAAGGCGCTTAATGATTTTGACCTACTCTACCTCCATGTGATAGAATCAAGAGTGGCCGGTGCAAGGGTCATTCGAGGAGCAGAAGATGAAGTTCCTCACAAGCTTCTCCCTATGAGAAAAGCTTTCAAGAATACTTTTATTGCTGCTGGTGGGTATGACAGGAGTAAGGGAAACAGAGATATTGCGGATAACTACACGGATTTGATCGCGTATGGACGTCTGTTCTTGGCTAATCCAGATTTGCCGAAACGTTATGAGATCGATGCTGCTCTTAATAAGTATGATAGGAGCACATTCTACACTCCTGATCCAGTTATTGGTTACACTGATTATCCATTTCTTGAATAA
- the LOC140811626 gene encoding ras-related protein RABA2a-like, which yields MARRPDEDYDYLFKVVLIGDSGVGKSNLLSRFTRNEFCLESKSTIGVEFATRTLQVEGRSIKAQIWDTAGQERYRAITSAYYRGALGALLVYDVTKPTTFENVSRWLKELRDHADSNIVIMLIGNKTDLKHLRAVATEDAQGFSETEGLSFIETSALEATNVEKSFQTILSEIYRIISKKSISSNEPGPTSIKEGTALVVGPQDSNTKSTCCSTS from the exons atggcGAGAAGACCTGATGAGGACTACGATTACTTGTTTAAGGTGGTATTAATCGGCGATTCGGGCGTGGGTAAGTCGAATCTGCTGTCTCGATTCACTCGGAATGAGTTCTGCTTGGAATCCAAGTCCACGATCGGTGTTGAATTCGCCACACGCACTCTCCAG GTTGAGGGAAGATCTATAAAGGCTCAAATATGGGACACTGCTGGCCAAGAAAGATACAGAGCCATAACAAGTGCATATTACCGTGGTGCCCTAGGAGCTCTTCTTGTGTATGATGTGACTAAACCAACTACATTTGAGAACGTCAGTCGCTGGCTGAAGGAGCTTAGGGACCATGCAGACTCAAACATTGTTATCATGCTTATAGGAAATAAGACTGATCTTAAGCATCTCAGAGCCGTTGCCACAGAGGATGCTCAAGGATTTTCTGAAACAGAGGGGCTTTCTTTCATTGAAACATCTGCTTTGGAAGCTACCAATGTCGAGAAGTCTTTCCAGACCATCCTATCAGAAATATATCGAATTATCAGCAAAAAGTCAATCTCCTCAAATGAACCTGGACCTACTAGCATCAAAGAAGGGACCGCCCTTGTAGTTGGCCCTCAAGATTCCAACACGAAGAGTACATGCTGTTCTACATCCTAA
- the LOC140812029 gene encoding zinc finger CCCH domain-containing protein 19-like isoform X1 yields the protein MGGSKLGKEKVLKKELVAEDWCFVCKDGGFVRICDYKQCLKSYHPSCVGKNDSFLESEDHWTCNWHTCFLCRRSACRHCYTCAKAVCHRCLPTADFLLVKGKNGFCSHCLKLALLVEGNKDYDSDGELVDFKDRETYEGLFKEYYQIIKENEGFEICHIYAAKDREKARKNYNSGAASLELDEDDVEDEEEISDYDGSDHEKTRKRIPKSVKKSHIKPNKKEFIGWGSRTLIEFLGSIGTSTSEVLSQRDVTDIVNAYVLENKLLHLKKRKMVVCDERLQPLFGKRMISRYRIYDLLEDHFTENHDESEENYMVYNLEKSKELTYPVCKRRRKFDSEIESLKNERERSVPQSVFASISVDNVKLVYLKRSLLYELLKHPESFEGKVIGCFVRIKSDPYDNCAKNSHGLMQVKGIKSVSNGKSNSEVVLCFSAFPKEVHIRLLSDNDFSEEECTDLRQKMLAGLLMKPTVVELQQKARVLHEDLTKHWINKELGLLQRLIDRANEKGQRRELSEYLEKRKRLQTPSEQARLLETFPIVSPEISELSPNSEDSIDDEKIYDNSIIQSASTVCRDRLEENEISAENGRCARGYFPETKQPLLKRSGLGESQRICIPDHEFKPLQPASEEKRDTFEICHSGEVSRMSSKKVARKVPESTSMGVIELSSDDENASDPKGNLIPVNQKDDILKGEKRWYIRESKAENDKYLVSVMCTEETDSKKALRKGQESTPIGVIEFLGDDLGKNGKLENYYMPGKCSEESQHEPATRKSQESTQIEVVELLSDDENGNDSKASSVPKDQNSYNLKSETWCIRGPNGEQEKWPISMLKRWSEISPCAFKFKVWKEEQNEEDAIWLGDAINFASSKQ from the exons ATGGGGGGTAGTAAACTAGGGAAGGAGAAGGTGTTAAAGAAGGAACTAGTTGCTGAGGACTGGTGCTTCGTGTGTAAAGACGGTGGCTTTGTTCGAATTTGCGATTACAA GCAATGTCTAAAATCTTATCATCCTAGCTGTGTGGGGAAGAATGATTCATTTTTGGAAAGTGAGGACCACTGGACTTGCA ATTGGCATACTTGCTTCCTGTGCCGCAGATCTGCCTGTCGTCATTGTTACACTTGTGCAAAGGCAGTGTGCCATCGTTGTCTTCCTACTGCTGACTTTTTACTAGTTAAGGGGAAAAATGGATTCTGCAGTCACTGCCTAAAGCTTGCTTTACTTGTTGAAGGAAACAAGGATTATGACTCTGATGGG GAACTGGTGGATTTTAAAGATCGAGAAACATATGAGGGTTTATTCAAGGAATATTATCAGATTATTAAAGAGAATGAAGGATTTGAAATATGCCATATTTATGCtgcaaaagatcgggaaaaggCTAGAAAGAATTATAATTCCGGCGCTGCCTCATTGGAACTTGACGAAGACGATGTTGAAGATGAAGAAGAGATATCTGATTATGATGGGTCGGATCATGAGAAAACGAGGAAGAGAATACCCAAATCTGTGAAGAAAAGCCAcataaaacccaataaaaaGGAGTTCATCGGTTGGGGTTCGAGAACCCTAATCGAATTTCTTGGATCAATTGGTACAAGCACAAGTGAAGTATTATCACAGCGTGATGTGACGGACATTGTAAATGCGTATGTTTTAGAAAATAAACTCCTCCatttgaagaaaagaaagatGGTGGTATGTGATGAACGATTACAACCTTTATTTGGGAAAAGGATGATAAGCAGGTATAGAATATACGACCTTTTGGAGGATCATTTTACCGAGAACCATGATGAATCGGAAGAAAATTATATGGTATACAATTTAGAGAAATCTAAAGAATTGACTTATCCTGTATGCAAACGAAGAAGAAAGTTTGACTCAGAGATAGAATCGTTGAAAAATGAGAGAGAACGTAGTGTGCCTCAGAGTGTTTTTGCATCGATTAGTGTTGATAATGTGAAACTTGTTTACTTGAAGAGAAGCTTGCTATATGAGCTACTCAAGCACCCTGAGTCATTTGAAGGAAAGGTGATAGGATGCTTTGTTCGAATTAAATCAGATCCATATGATAACTGTGCAAAAAATTCTCATGGGCTCATGCAAGTGAAAG GCATAAAATCAGTTTCCAATGGCAAAAGCAATTCAGAGGTTGTCCTTTGTTTTTCTGCCTTTCCAAAAGAAGTTCATATAAGGCTGCTTTCAGATAATGATTTTTCGGAG GAAGAGTGTACCGATCTAAGGCAAAAAATGCTCGCTGGTCTGCTCATGAAGCCTACAGTG GTGGAGCTTCAACAGAAGGCCAGAGTTCTTCATGAAGATTTAACAAAACAT TGGATCAATAAAGAGCTGGGATTGCTGCAAAGACTCATCGACCGAGCCAACGAGAAAGGACAAAGACGCGA GCTTTCTGAATACTTGGAGAAGAGAAAGAGGCTGCAGACTCCATCAGAACAGGCTCGTTTACTCGAAACCTTTCCTATAGTGAGTCCAGAAATATCTGAGCTCTCACCCAATTCTGAAGATAGCATAGATGATGAGAAAATTTATGACAACTCAATCATTCAATCTGCTTCTACTGTTTGTCGAGACAGATTGGAAGAAAATGAGATATCAG CAGAGAATGGTCGTTGTGCCCGTGGATATTTTCCAGAGACAAAGCAACCCCTTCTTAAAAGATCAGGCTTGGGAGAATCTCAACGCATTTGCATCCCAGACCATGAATTCAAGCCTTTGCAGCCTGCTTCTGAAGAGAAAAgggatacatttgagatatgTCATTCTGGTGAAGTATCACGAATGTCCTCCAAGAAAGTAGCAAGAAAAGTCCCAGAATCTACATCGATGGGGGTGATTGAATTGTCTAGTGATGATGAAAATGCCAGTGATCCCAAGGGTAATTTGATTCCTGTCAATCAAAAAGATGACATCCTGAAAGGTGAAAAAAGATGGTATATTCGTGAATCGAAGGCCGAGAATGACAAGTATTTAGTTTCTGTTATGTGCACTGAAGAGACAGATTCCAAGAAAGCTTTAAGAAAAGGCCAAGAATCTACACCGATTGGGGTGATTGAGTTTCTCGGTGATGATCTTGGCAAAAATGGCAAGCTGGAAAACTATTATATGCCTGGCAAATGCTCTGAAGAGTCACAACACGAACCTGCAACAAGAAAAAGCCAGGAATCTACACAGATTGAGGTTGTTGAGTTGCTTAGCGATGATGAAAACGGCAATGACAGTAAAGCCAGTtctgttcctaaagatcaaaaTTCCTACAACCTGAAAAGCGAAACATGGTGTATCCGAGGTCCAAATGGTGAGCAAGAAAAGTGGCCTATATCCATGCTGAAACGATGGAGCGAGATCAGTCCCTGTGCGTTTAAATTCAAGGTTTGGAAGGAAGAGCAAAACGAAGAGGATGCAATATGGTTAGGGGACGCGATCAACTTCGCCTCTTCCAAGCAGTAG
- the LOC140812029 gene encoding zinc finger CCCH domain-containing protein 19-like isoform X2, whose product MGGSKLGKEKVLKKELVAEDWCFVCKDGGFVRICDYKQCLKSYHPSCVGKNDSFLESEDHWTCNWHTCFLCRRSACRHCYTCAKAVCHRCLPTADFLLVKGKNGFCSHCLKLALLVEGNKDYDSDGELVDFKDRETYEGLFKEYYQIIKENEGFEICHIYAAKDREKARKNYNSGAASLELDEDDVEDEEEISDYDGSDHEKTRKRIPKSVKKSHIKPNKKEFIGWGSRTLIEFLGSIGTSTSEVLSQRDVTDIVNAYVLENKLLHLKKRKMVVCDERLQPLFGKRMISRYRIYDLLEDHFTENHDESEENYMVYNLEKSKELTYPVCKRRRKFDSEIESLKNERERSVPQSVFASISVDNVKLVYLKRSLLYELLKHPESFEGKVIGCFVRIKSDPYDNCAKNSHGLMQVKGIKSVSNGKSNSEVVLCFSAFPKEVHIRLLSDNDFSEEECTDLRQKMLAGLLMKPTVVELQQKARVLHEDLTKHWINKELGLLQRLIDRANEKGQRRELSEYLEKRKRLQTPSEQARLLETFPIVSPEISELSPNSEDSIDDEKIYDNSIIQSASTVCRDRLEENEISENGRCARGYFPETKQPLLKRSGLGESQRICIPDHEFKPLQPASEEKRDTFEICHSGEVSRMSSKKVARKVPESTSMGVIELSSDDENASDPKGNLIPVNQKDDILKGEKRWYIRESKAENDKYLVSVMCTEETDSKKALRKGQESTPIGVIEFLGDDLGKNGKLENYYMPGKCSEESQHEPATRKSQESTQIEVVELLSDDENGNDSKASSVPKDQNSYNLKSETWCIRGPNGEQEKWPISMLKRWSEISPCAFKFKVWKEEQNEEDAIWLGDAINFASSKQ is encoded by the exons ATGGGGGGTAGTAAACTAGGGAAGGAGAAGGTGTTAAAGAAGGAACTAGTTGCTGAGGACTGGTGCTTCGTGTGTAAAGACGGTGGCTTTGTTCGAATTTGCGATTACAA GCAATGTCTAAAATCTTATCATCCTAGCTGTGTGGGGAAGAATGATTCATTTTTGGAAAGTGAGGACCACTGGACTTGCA ATTGGCATACTTGCTTCCTGTGCCGCAGATCTGCCTGTCGTCATTGTTACACTTGTGCAAAGGCAGTGTGCCATCGTTGTCTTCCTACTGCTGACTTTTTACTAGTTAAGGGGAAAAATGGATTCTGCAGTCACTGCCTAAAGCTTGCTTTACTTGTTGAAGGAAACAAGGATTATGACTCTGATGGG GAACTGGTGGATTTTAAAGATCGAGAAACATATGAGGGTTTATTCAAGGAATATTATCAGATTATTAAAGAGAATGAAGGATTTGAAATATGCCATATTTATGCtgcaaaagatcgggaaaaggCTAGAAAGAATTATAATTCCGGCGCTGCCTCATTGGAACTTGACGAAGACGATGTTGAAGATGAAGAAGAGATATCTGATTATGATGGGTCGGATCATGAGAAAACGAGGAAGAGAATACCCAAATCTGTGAAGAAAAGCCAcataaaacccaataaaaaGGAGTTCATCGGTTGGGGTTCGAGAACCCTAATCGAATTTCTTGGATCAATTGGTACAAGCACAAGTGAAGTATTATCACAGCGTGATGTGACGGACATTGTAAATGCGTATGTTTTAGAAAATAAACTCCTCCatttgaagaaaagaaagatGGTGGTATGTGATGAACGATTACAACCTTTATTTGGGAAAAGGATGATAAGCAGGTATAGAATATACGACCTTTTGGAGGATCATTTTACCGAGAACCATGATGAATCGGAAGAAAATTATATGGTATACAATTTAGAGAAATCTAAAGAATTGACTTATCCTGTATGCAAACGAAGAAGAAAGTTTGACTCAGAGATAGAATCGTTGAAAAATGAGAGAGAACGTAGTGTGCCTCAGAGTGTTTTTGCATCGATTAGTGTTGATAATGTGAAACTTGTTTACTTGAAGAGAAGCTTGCTATATGAGCTACTCAAGCACCCTGAGTCATTTGAAGGAAAGGTGATAGGATGCTTTGTTCGAATTAAATCAGATCCATATGATAACTGTGCAAAAAATTCTCATGGGCTCATGCAAGTGAAAG GCATAAAATCAGTTTCCAATGGCAAAAGCAATTCAGAGGTTGTCCTTTGTTTTTCTGCCTTTCCAAAAGAAGTTCATATAAGGCTGCTTTCAGATAATGATTTTTCGGAG GAAGAGTGTACCGATCTAAGGCAAAAAATGCTCGCTGGTCTGCTCATGAAGCCTACAGTG GTGGAGCTTCAACAGAAGGCCAGAGTTCTTCATGAAGATTTAACAAAACAT TGGATCAATAAAGAGCTGGGATTGCTGCAAAGACTCATCGACCGAGCCAACGAGAAAGGACAAAGACGCGA GCTTTCTGAATACTTGGAGAAGAGAAAGAGGCTGCAGACTCCATCAGAACAGGCTCGTTTACTCGAAACCTTTCCTATAGTGAGTCCAGAAATATCTGAGCTCTCACCCAATTCTGAAGATAGCATAGATGATGAGAAAATTTATGACAACTCAATCATTCAATCTGCTTCTACTGTTTGTCGAGACAGATTGGAAGAAAATGAGATATCAG AGAATGGTCGTTGTGCCCGTGGATATTTTCCAGAGACAAAGCAACCCCTTCTTAAAAGATCAGGCTTGGGAGAATCTCAACGCATTTGCATCCCAGACCATGAATTCAAGCCTTTGCAGCCTGCTTCTGAAGAGAAAAgggatacatttgagatatgTCATTCTGGTGAAGTATCACGAATGTCCTCCAAGAAAGTAGCAAGAAAAGTCCCAGAATCTACATCGATGGGGGTGATTGAATTGTCTAGTGATGATGAAAATGCCAGTGATCCCAAGGGTAATTTGATTCCTGTCAATCAAAAAGATGACATCCTGAAAGGTGAAAAAAGATGGTATATTCGTGAATCGAAGGCCGAGAATGACAAGTATTTAGTTTCTGTTATGTGCACTGAAGAGACAGATTCCAAGAAAGCTTTAAGAAAAGGCCAAGAATCTACACCGATTGGGGTGATTGAGTTTCTCGGTGATGATCTTGGCAAAAATGGCAAGCTGGAAAACTATTATATGCCTGGCAAATGCTCTGAAGAGTCACAACACGAACCTGCAACAAGAAAAAGCCAGGAATCTACACAGATTGAGGTTGTTGAGTTGCTTAGCGATGATGAAAACGGCAATGACAGTAAAGCCAGTtctgttcctaaagatcaaaaTTCCTACAACCTGAAAAGCGAAACATGGTGTATCCGAGGTCCAAATGGTGAGCAAGAAAAGTGGCCTATATCCATGCTGAAACGATGGAGCGAGATCAGTCCCTGTGCGTTTAAATTCAAGGTTTGGAAGGAAGAGCAAAACGAAGAGGATGCAATATGGTTAGGGGACGCGATCAACTTCGCCTCTTCCAAGCAGTAG